A genome region from Carassius gibelio isolate Cgi1373 ecotype wild population from Czech Republic chromosome A23, carGib1.2-hapl.c, whole genome shotgun sequence includes the following:
- the LOC127944503 gene encoding phosphatidylinositol 5-phosphate 4-kinase type-2 gamma gives MMASHGNTGSASSPMVMLAPKTKTKKKHFVHQKVKVFRASDPMLSVFMWGVNHSINDLNQVPVPVMLLPDDFKANTKIKVNNHLFNKENLPSHFKFKEYCPQVFRNLRERFGIEDLDYQVSLARSAPMRGDGQGEGLLFTSYDRTLIVKHITSEEVADMHNILSEYHQHIVKCHGSTLLPQFLGMYRVTVESEDTYLIVMRNMFSHRLVVHRKYDLKGSLIDREASDKEKVKELPTFKDMDFRNNMQKVYVTEEQKEKIMEKLNRDVEFLVKLKIMDYSLLLGIHDMARGEREDEEAEEPSCEDDTDPENGLVPAVQVGSYGTSPEGIAGYMNSFKPLGPGEFDPYVDVYAVRSAPGAPQREVYFMGLIDVLTQYDTKKKAAHAAKTVKHGAGAEISTVHPEQYAKRFREFISNIFA, from the exons ATGATGGCGTCCCACGGTAACACCGGCAGCGCCTCCAGCCCGATGGTCATGCTCGCCcccaaaaccaaaaccaaaaagaaACATTTCGTGCACCAGAAGGTGAAAGTGTTCCGAGCGAGCGACCCAATGCTCAGCGTGTTCATGTGGGGCGTTAATCATTCG ATAAATGATTTGAATCAAGTTCCAGTGCCTGTCATGCTGCTTCCTGACGACTTCAAGGCCAACACCAAGATTAAAGTCAACAACCATCTCTTCAACAA GGAGAATCTTCCGAGCCATTTTAAATTTAAGGAGTACTGTCCACAAGTCTTCAGGAATCTCAGGGAGCGATTCGGAATTGAAGATCTTGACTACCAg GTGTCCCTGGCCCGCAGTGCTCCCATGAGAGGTGATGGACAGGGGGAAGGTCTTCTCTTCACGTCCTATGACCGTACACTGATAGTAAAGCACATCACTAGCGAAGAAGTAGCTGATATGCATAACATTCTCTCCGAGTATCACCAG CATATAGTGAAGTGTCATGGCAGTACACTCCTCCCTCAGTTTCTGGGCATGTACCGGGTTACGGTGGAGAGCGAGGACACGTACCTGATCGTCATGAGGAACATGTTCAGCCACAGACTCGTTGTCCACAGGAAATACGACCTAAAG GGCTCCCTGATAGATCGTGAGGCCAGTGACAAAGAGAAG GTCAAAGAGCTGCCCACTTTTAAAGACATGGATTTCAGAAATAACATGCAGAAGGTGTACGTCACCGAAGAGCAGAAAGAGAAGATTATGGAGAAACTAAACCGAGATGTAGAG TTCCTGGTGAAGCTGAAGATAATGGACTACAGCCTGTTGTTAGGCATCCATGACATGGCACGTGGCGAGCGGGAGGACGAGGAGGCCGAGGAGCCCAGCTGTGAAGATGATACTGATCCTGAAAACGGCCTTGTGCCAGCCGTGCAGGTGGGCTCGTACGGCACGTCACCGGAGGGCATCGCCGGTTACATGAACTCCTTCAAACCCCTGGGACCTGGAGAATTTGACCCTTATGTTGATGTATACGCTGTCAGAAGCGCCCCAG GAGCGCCGCAGAGGGAGGTGTATTTCATGGGCCTCATTGACGTGTTGACGCAGTACGACACTAAGAAGAAAGCTGCACACGCTGCAAAGACCGTTAAACATGGC GCTGGTGCTGAAATATCTACGGTTCATCCCGAGCAGTATGCCAAACGATTCCGTGAATTCATCTCCAATATTTTTGCATAA